A stretch of Candidatus Aegiribacteria sp. DNA encodes these proteins:
- a CDS encoding response regulator, with translation MMSKEVLIVDDDIDFVETIEIVLKSNGYETRTAYNGEEALKKVIEKAPDIMLLDIMMKTKGDGIWVSEKIKADKSIKEIPIIMITAVNQDADMVKFHFEKDAGKDSKYIPVNTFMEKPIEIDELLAEISKLIGAP, from the coding sequence ATGATGTCAAAAGAAGTGCTGATTGTTGATGATGATATTGATTTTGTTGAAACCATTGAAATAGTCCTAAAGAGTAATGGTTACGAAACCCGTACTGCCTATAACGGTGAAGAAGCACTGAAAAAAGTTATCGAGAAAGCTCCTGACATCATGCTGCTGGACATTATGATGAAAACCAAAGGCGACGGCATATGGGTAAGCGAGAAAATTAAGGCGGACAAAAGTATCAAGGAAATTCCCATAATTATGATAACCGCAGTAAATCAGGATGCAGATATGGTGAAATTCCACTTCGAAAAAGATGCGGGGAAGGATTCGAAATATATACCTGTAAACACTTTCATGGAAAAACCTATCGAAATCGATGAATTGCTTGCAGAAATCAGTAAACTTATTGGAGCACCCTAG
- a CDS encoding HAMP domain-containing histidine kinase, whose product MNSEDCKVTDHECHLNRIEKWHSNFESYIALLIETLEKLNASSIEATKECSEHYKETVELTKAKTRFTFEISHELKAPLASIYNIINVILSGYLDGDIDKQKEFLNRAKLRIKSITGLLDDLLMFSRLEERANELDKEKFNIGELFTSLTEDMNEYAKYCDIEINWNLCDNCPGIYGNAELIRRVFANLIQNSIKYSNPGDRVEVTGQEEKDLFLFIVKDHGTGITEEDLPKIFNMFFRGENDRYNLRKDGIGLGLSLVKRIVNAHGGCIKVKSQLHEGTTIEVRFPETQKKEK is encoded by the coding sequence ATGAATTCTGAAGACTGTAAGGTAACTGACCATGAATGTCATTTGAATAGAATTGAAAAATGGCACAGTAATTTTGAATCTTATATTGCACTCCTGATTGAAACTCTGGAGAAACTGAATGCCAGTTCAATTGAAGCTACGAAGGAATGCAGTGAACATTATAAGGAAACTGTTGAGTTAACAAAAGCTAAAACCAGATTCACTTTTGAAATATCCCATGAATTAAAAGCACCTCTGGCTTCTATATATAATATTATTAACGTAATATTGAGTGGTTATCTCGACGGAGACATTGATAAGCAAAAAGAATTTCTAAATAGAGCTAAATTGCGGATAAAAAGTATTACAGGACTTTTAGATGATTTATTAATGTTTTCCCGTCTTGAGGAAAGGGCAAATGAACTTGATAAGGAAAAATTCAATATTGGAGAATTGTTTACTTCACTTACTGAAGATATGAATGAATATGCAAAATACTGTGATATTGAAATAAACTGGAATCTCTGCGATAATTGTCCCGGTATTTACGGGAATGCAGAACTTATCAGGAGAGTATTCGCTAATTTAATTCAGAATTCAATAAAATACAGCAACCCCGGAGACCGTGTGGAAGTTACAGGACAGGAAGAAAAGGATCTCTTTCTATTTATAGTAAAGGATCACGGCACAGGTATTACAGAAGAAGATCTACCGAAGATATTCAACATGTTCTTCCGAGGTGAAAATGACAGATATAATCTCAGAAAGGATGGGATAGGACTTGGACTTTCTCTCGTAAAGAGAATAGTTAACGCTCATGGAGGCTGTATTAAGGTAAAGAGCCAATTGCATGAAGGAACTACAATAGAAGTACGGTTTCCTGAAACTCAAAAAAAGGAGAAATGA
- the acpS gene encoding holo-ACP synthase: MRVVGVGIDIVDLDTFRARLNKGMIEELFMPDEVKYCSGRARPWESYAARFAAKEATFKALSAGLSHGLRWKHVEIVKDESGAVAVRLSDEALKKAQEKEVKEIYLSVSHTKLNAIAVVVMEG, translated from the coding sequence TTGAGAGTAGTCGGGGTTGGAATTGATATTGTCGATCTTGATACTTTCAGGGCTCGGCTCAATAAAGGCATGATTGAGGAACTGTTTATGCCGGATGAAGTTAAGTACTGTTCAGGCAGAGCCAGACCATGGGAAAGCTATGCCGCCAGATTTGCAGCAAAAGAAGCCACTTTCAAAGCGCTCAGTGCCGGGCTCTCTCATGGACTTCGCTGGAAGCATGTAGAAATTGTGAAGGATGAATCCGGGGCGGTTGCGGTTCGATTATCAGATGAAGCACTTAAGAAGGCTCAAGAGAAGGAAGTAAAGGAAATATACCTTTCTGTCAGTCATACGAAGTTGAATGCAATAGCTGTCGTGGTGATGGAAGGCTGA
- the acsA gene encoding acetate--CoA ligase yields the protein MSNIESYEKVKNNFSWNIARDVMDWKDGELLNIGAMCSDRICDRGDADKTALIWEGFGDRKAKYTFNDLRIYSNGFAQFLKEQGIEPGDRVCIFMDKIPSLYFSFLGILKLGAIAQPLFSAFGDESLEVRLASANTKAILTTRKHVRKVRKIKDKLPELKNIIVVEGDPAKLKEGEVFFDVESAPRIEEFDVFKSDSESPSVLHYTSGTTGQPKGALHVHSSVWGQALTTSWVLDLKDDDIYWCTADPGWVTGTSYGIIGPWVLGITQCVLDSGFTSSRWYQFIQDNKISVWYSAPTAIRALMKDGNELVGKFDLSTLRHLASVGEPLNAEAVIWSGEVFNGLQFHDTFWQTETGAMMITNFPGMEIRPGSMGMPFPGISAAVLDLESHEPVTEPGKVGLIAFRPGWPSMFRSYWKQPDIYRSKFVGAAEDAMPDELRMNPELWYVSGDRASIDKDGYYWFVGRDDDVINTGGHLVGPFEIESALVEHEAIAEAAAVGKPDEVNMEVVKAFVTLKPGYEPSDDLELDIMNFIRKRLSPLAMPQEIEYMDRLPKTRSGKIVRRYLKAIEWGEDVGDISSLSDD from the coding sequence TTGAGCAACATTGAATCCTACGAAAAAGTAAAGAATAACTTCAGCTGGAACATCGCAAGAGATGTGATGGATTGGAAAGATGGTGAACTCCTTAATATAGGAGCCATGTGTTCCGATCGGATTTGCGACAGGGGAGATGCTGACAAAACAGCTCTCATCTGGGAGGGATTCGGAGACAGAAAAGCAAAATACACATTTAATGATCTCAGGATATACTCAAACGGATTTGCGCAATTCCTGAAAGAACAGGGAATCGAGCCGGGAGATAGAGTCTGTATCTTTATGGACAAAATTCCCAGTCTTTATTTCTCATTTCTTGGCATTCTCAAACTTGGAGCGATTGCTCAACCGCTTTTTTCAGCGTTTGGCGATGAATCTCTGGAGGTCAGGCTGGCCAGCGCCAATACGAAAGCTATTCTGACAACCCGTAAACATGTCAGGAAGGTCAGGAAGATAAAGGACAAACTTCCTGAACTGAAGAACATCATTGTTGTTGAAGGTGATCCGGCCAAGCTGAAGGAAGGCGAAGTTTTCTTTGATGTGGAGAGCGCTCCGAGAATTGAAGAATTCGACGTTTTTAAATCAGATTCCGAATCACCATCCGTTCTTCACTATACATCAGGTACAACAGGGCAGCCCAAGGGTGCTCTTCATGTTCACAGCTCTGTCTGGGGCCAGGCTCTCACCACGAGCTGGGTTCTTGATCTCAAGGATGATGATATTTACTGGTGTACTGCAGACCCCGGTTGGGTAACAGGCACAAGTTACGGCATCATCGGCCCCTGGGTTCTTGGAATCACACAGTGTGTTCTTGATTCCGGTTTTACATCTTCAAGATGGTATCAATTCATTCAGGATAATAAAATTTCTGTCTGGTATTCGGCGCCAACTGCTATCAGAGCGCTTATGAAAGATGGCAATGAACTCGTTGGTAAATTTGATCTCTCTACCTTAAGGCATCTTGCATCAGTGGGAGAACCACTCAACGCCGAAGCCGTCATCTGGAGCGGTGAAGTATTCAACGGACTGCAGTTCCATGATACGTTCTGGCAGACTGAAACAGGCGCAATGATGATTACGAACTTCCCCGGTATGGAGATACGTCCCGGATCCATGGGAATGCCTTTCCCGGGGATATCGGCTGCTGTTCTTGATCTTGAATCTCATGAACCGGTTACGGAACCGGGCAAAGTAGGTCTGATAGCATTCCGACCCGGGTGGCCTTCCATGTTCCGAAGTTATTGGAAACAGCCGGATATATACAGGAGCAAGTTCGTTGGAGCCGCAGAAGACGCAATGCCTGATGAACTTAGAATGAATCCTGAGCTTTGGTATGTATCAGGTGACAGAGCAAGCATTGACAAAGATGGCTACTACTGGTTTGTGGGAAGGGATGACGATGTCATTAACACAGGCGGTCATCTGGTTGGACCTTTTGAGATAGAATCAGCTCTGGTGGAGCATGAGGCTATTGCTGAAGCAGCTGCCGTGGGCAAGCCTGATGAAGTTAATATGGAGGTTGTAAAGGCTTTCGTTACTCTGAAGCCGGGGTACGAACCTTCCGATGATCTTGAACTGGATATCATGAATTTTATCAGAAAAAGACTTTCTCCGCTTGCGATGCCGCAGGAGATCGAATACATGGACAGACTCCCTAAAACACGCTCGGGCAAGATAGTAAGAAGGTATCTGAAGGCAATTGAATGGGGCGAAGATGTTGGTGACATATCAAGTCTTTCTGACGATTAA
- a CDS encoding acyl carrier protein: MEEMKSAVLEYIVDEYLDEDDEDEVSFDSPLISSGIVDSFSMVSLKRFVENKYSIKLPDEEATPEAFDTVNSICDLIKKHLG, translated from the coding sequence ATGGAAGAGATGAAAAGTGCCGTTCTGGAGTACATAGTCGATGAATACCTTGATGAAGATGATGAGGATGAAGTATCTTTCGATTCTCCTCTGATATCCTCTGGTATAGTCGACAGTTTTTCCATGGTGTCTCTCAAGAGATTTGTTGAGAATAAGTACAGTATCAAACTTCCGGATGAGGAAGCGACTCCTGAAGCGTTTGATACAGTCAACTCCATATGTGATCTTATAAAAAAGCACCTGGGATAA
- the kbl gene encoding glycine C-acetyltransferase: MAFSNDTRNLFTNEIEKIKDDGLYKEKRFICSEQDAEIEVEYPEGAAHKKVLNFCANNYLGLSSHPDVIKAAHEGLDTRGYGMSSVRFICGTQDIHRELQDKVSAFLGMEDTLLFPSCMDANSGVFEAILCQDDVIIADRLIHASLVDGIRLCSAEYDTFKHMNMKHLRKKLELHQNKRTRLVVTDGVFSMDGDLAPLDEMVALCNEYDAMLLVDDSHASGFIGKTGRGTHEHYDVIDGIDLITTTFGKGLGGASGGCVSGRRELIELCRQKARPYLFSNSLAPPIVNGSIKVIDLITASTERRDKLEWNTDYFRKGMEEAGLNIRPGVTPIVPVMLYNAKLANDMARDMYAEGIYVIGFCFPVVPAGAARIRVQLSAAHEKEHLDKCVKAFKKIGAKYGILGMDKKEIIAKYGN; encoded by the coding sequence ATGGCTTTTTCAAACGATACTAGAAACCTGTTCACGAATGAGATTGAGAAGATCAAGGATGATGGTCTTTACAAGGAGAAACGGTTCATCTGTTCCGAACAGGATGCTGAGATCGAGGTTGAATACCCCGAGGGTGCTGCCCACAAGAAGGTCTTAAATTTCTGCGCAAATAATTACCTCGGGCTTTCCAGCCATCCCGATGTTATCAAGGCAGCCCACGAAGGGCTTGATACACGCGGTTACGGGATGAGTTCTGTGAGATTCATCTGTGGTACGCAAGATATTCACAGAGAACTGCAGGACAAGGTATCCGCATTCCTGGGCATGGAGGATACCCTTCTTTTCCCCTCATGTATGGATGCCAATTCCGGTGTATTTGAGGCAATACTTTGCCAGGATGATGTTATCATAGCTGACAGGCTGATTCATGCATCACTGGTGGATGGTATCCGTCTATGTTCAGCGGAGTACGATACATTCAAGCATATGAACATGAAACATCTCAGGAAGAAGCTGGAACTCCACCAGAACAAAAGAACAAGGCTGGTGGTTACGGATGGTGTTTTCTCGATGGACGGCGATCTTGCGCCTCTTGATGAAATGGTTGCTCTCTGCAACGAGTACGACGCGATGCTTCTGGTTGATGATTCGCACGCATCCGGATTCATAGGGAAAACAGGACGCGGAACTCATGAGCATTATGACGTCATAGACGGGATCGATCTTATCACCACAACTTTCGGCAAGGGGCTGGGAGGAGCCTCCGGAGGCTGTGTATCCGGTCGCAGAGAGCTGATTGAATTGTGCCGTCAGAAGGCGCGTCCATACCTCTTCAGCAATTCTCTTGCGCCCCCGATAGTCAATGGATCGATCAAGGTAATAGATCTGATAACCGCCTCTACAGAGCGCAGGGATAAACTTGAATGGAATACAGACTACTTCAGGAAAGGAATGGAAGAAGCCGGTCTCAACATCCGACCAGGAGTTACTCCAATAGTTCCTGTAATGCTGTACAATGCAAAACTGGCTAACGATATGGCCCGGGATATGTATGCGGAAGGCATCTATGTAATCGGGTTCTGTTTCCCTGTTGTTCCTGCTGGCGCAGCCAGGATTCGTGTGCAGCTCTCTGCTGCGCATGAAAAAGAACATCTTGACAAATGCGTTAAAGCCTTCAAAAAGATAGGGGCCAAATACGGCATTCTGGGCATGGACAAGAAAGAAATAATAGCGAAATACGGTAACTAA